In the genome of Streptomyces sp. P3, the window CTGTCCCGAAGCCGGCTGCTCTTCCTCGGCAACCTGCTGGCTGCGGGCGCCCAGGGCGTGCTGGCCCTGTCGGTGGCCACGGGACACGCGACGACGGCCTCGATCGCGGCGTGCGGCTTCGTGGCGGGCACCGCGGCCTCGTTCGCCGGGCCGGCCGCGCAGGGCGCCGTAGCGCAGATCGTGCCCGCGGAGCATCTGCAACAGGCCAACGCGCTGCTCAGACTGCCGACCAACGCGGTCAAGGTACTGGCTCCGGTCGTCGGAGGGTTCGTCGTCGCCGCAAGCGGCGCGGCCTGGGCCCTGGCCTGGGACGCGTTCACGTTCGCCGCGGCGGCCGTCCTGTTGCTCGGTCTGCGCCTGGACGCCCCGCTCACCAGATCCGGAAGCGCGCTGGCGGATCTGCGGGCCGGCTGGACGAGCTTCTGGTCGCGTACCTGGTTGTGGACCTACACGGCCGCCGGCACCGTCCTCGTCGCGGCGTGGCTGGCGGGTTTCCAGCTTCTCGGCCCCCTCGTCGCCGTGTCGCAGTACGCGGGGGCGCGCGACTGGGGCCTGATCCAGGCGGCCTTCGCCTCCGGACTGCTGGCGGGAACCGTTGTATGCCTGCGCTGGAAGCCGTACCGACTGCTCATGGTCGCGGTCGCCGCCGGCGGTGCGCTCGTGCTCCCCCTGGCAGCCATGGCCTGGGGGCTGCCCCTGCCGGTCGTGCTGGGGGCCGCCCTGCTGGCCGGAATCGGACTCGACGTCGCCGTCGTCGCGTGGACCACCGTGTTCCAGCAGCATGTGCCGCAGGCGGAACAGGGCCGGCTGATCGCGTTCAACGGTATCGGGGAGCGACTGGCCATTCCGGTCGGCTACCTCGTCACCGCCCTTGCCGCCCACTCCTTCGACGGACGGACGGTGCTGCTGGCATGCGCCGCGATGATCGCCGCTGCGACCGTACTCAACCTCTGCGTCCCCGCCGTTCACCGTGTCAACCGCCTGACTCCGGTCGACCGGCCGACGACGAACGACCGTCGCGAGGTGGAACAGACGTAACGGCCCGGCCCGGCGGCGCCGTCAGTGCGTCGGCGGGCCGTCCGCGAATCCCGCGTGCCTTGTCAGTCCGGGCGCGAAGTGCCCGACCGCGCCCGGATCATGGAGCCAGGTCGCGTTCGTCCTTCAGGCGTACCGCCAGGTCGGGCCAGTGCGCGCACCACCGCGTGAGATCGTCCGCGGACGGCGGCTCCTGTGTGCGCAGTGAGATGAGCGGCAGGAAACGGACGAGCGTCCCGGTGGTGCCGTCGGCATCGAGCGGGTTCAGGTCACTCACGGGCACACCATGCTCGTAACGTTGGGTCCAGGCACCGTGGTGACGGCGGTTGGTGTGCACCAGCCACTCACTGAGCGCCGCCACGACGGACATCCCGCGACGCGGATGGCCGTCCGGAAGCCGCTCCGCATCCGGGAGATCGAAGAACCGCAGATCCTTCGACGCCATCACCGGCTTCTTCACCGTCCGACCATGAGCGTCGACCCGGGTGTCGGTGCCTCGCCCGTCGTCCGCCACGGACACGGAGCCGTCGCGGTGCAGCGTGACGAGGCACCGGCCCCCCGCGCGATGGGACGCCTCGTCGGCCGCGTACGCGACGACTTCGAGGACGAGGTGCGCCGGTCCGCCGGGGGCGAAGGTCTGCGGCTCTCGGCGAATCCGGGCGAGATGGTCCAGATCCACCGTACTGGCCCAGTCGTGGGTGGTGTTGGTCCAGAGGGCCGTCGATTCGTCCATCCCGCGAGTATCCGCCACTTCACCTGCGGCGTACTCCCGGAATCGGCGGCCCCCGGGCCCGTCGTCGTAAAGCCGGGCGGGGGACGAGTGCCGAGCACGCACCGGATGCCCGCGCACGCCCTACCCCCGGCCCGGTGGCTGCGCCTTGAACGCATGCAGGCGGGCGGCGGCGAGGGTCTGCTCCGCGTCATACGCCTCGAAGGTACCGACACGTTGGAAGCCGAGGCGGGTGGAGAGCCGCAGCGAACGCTCGTTGGCCGTCTGCGTCACGATCAGGACCGGCTGGTCGGGCAGTTCACCGGCCGCGACGCGCAGTGCGGCCGTGGCGGCCTCGAATGCCAGCCCCGCGCCCCAACTGCCGCGTCGGAGAAGGTAACTCAGCTCCAACTCCACGCCTTCCTCGGTGACGTGCCCGGGAAGGCCGGGGGAGCGGCGGTCGAGCACCAGTGTCCCCACGCAGCGGTCGGTCCTCCTGTCGGCGACGACATAGGTGCCGGGCCTGGCGGCGACGGCGCCGACGCCGTTCGCGTCGAAGTACTGCTCGACGGCGCTCCGCGGCCGAGGTCCGCCGAGGTGGGCCCGGACCTGCGGATCGGTCTGGAGGTCGATGAGGGCGTCGACGTCGCCGTCGTGCGCTTTGCGCAGCCGGAGGCGGTCCGTGCCGATCTCCGTGGCGGACAGCGTGGGTAACGGGTTCACGCCGGTCATTGTCCCGTGTCACCGGGCGGACTCACTCCGAAGGCGCTTGCGGGAAGGGAGAGTCGTCCACTCCGTCTCCCGCTCTCCCCGGGGCGAGATCCTTGCTGTAGACCGTGGAACTGCGCCGGACCGTCATGCCGATCCGCTCGTACAGCGACAGCGCTCCGGTGTCCGAATGCGTCCACAGCGTGCAGGTCCGCATCCCGCGGACGTAGAAGGCGCGGAACGCCTCCCGCAGCAGCATGCGCGCGATCCCCCGGTTGCGGTGGTCGTGCCGTACGGCGACACGCTCGACATACCCCTCGTCCCTGCCCGGGCCGTTCAACGACAGCACCGCGCCGACCATCCGGTCGCCCGCGAAGGCGATCGGCGACGCCGCCGGTTCGAAGGTCGTGCGGTCGACGGTGTGCCGGGCCCACTCCTGGTAGGACTGCCGCCGCTGCTGCCACTCGTCGAACGCGTCCTCGGTGAGCCGGTGCACCGCGTGCCCGTCGCCTGGCCGGAACGGCCGGACCACGACTCCTTCGGGCGGCTCGGGCACGACCGGCTCCTCGGGCATCGCGATCTCCAGGAGCCACTCCGTGACGAGTGGGGAGTACCCGCTCGACCGCAGCAGCGCGACGGCCGTCCGATCACTGTCCGAGACGGTCTGGGCAAGCCGGTCGCCGCCTCTCCGGCGGGCCCTTGCCTCGGCCCAGTCGAGCAGCGATCGGCCGAGTCCCCGGCCTCGGTGGTCGGGGTGGACGTCGACCGTGGAGCGTCGTCCCCGCACCCACGCCCAGCCGGCCAACTGGCCGCCGTCGTCGTGCACGAGCACCGTGTCGTACGGGAGATCCAGCCCCGGCTGACCGAGATCGGCGGCGATGCCGTCGGCGTCGGTCGTGGCCCCATCGTGCAGTCGGTGTTCGCATGCGGTGACCAAGCGGTGGATTTCCCGGACGTCGGCCGTGGTTGCCGGGCGGCTCCGGTAGCCGGCCTGCGACCGGAGAAGGGGAGAGTCGGACATGGGGTGAACCCTGCGCCGTCCGGGGGCGCCTGTCGAGCCGAATTCCTCGCCGGGGCCACGCGAGGTGTCGTCGCGCAGTCTTTCGGCCACGTCGTGTTCCGCTGCATGATGGCGTCATGATCACCGTTCATCTGACCTACGAGATCGACGCCGACAGGCTGGAGGACTTCGAGGAATACGGCCGCCGCTGGGTCGGGCTGGTCAACCGCTTCGGCGGGACGCACCACGGCTACTTCCTGCCGAGCGAGGGCGACAGCGACATCGCCTACGCCCTCTTCTCGTTTCCCAGCCTCGCCGCCTACGAGCAGTACCGCACGGACAGCGTGTCCGACCCGGAGTGCCAGCAGGCCTTCGAACTGGCTCGCCGTACGCGCTGCATCAGGCGGTACCAACGCCGCTTCCTCCGCCCGCTCGACGGCGTGTCATAGCCCGCTCGACGGCACGCCCCGGTGGTCCCGCGGCCTCGCGCCCCGGCCGCGGATCCGGCCGAGCGCCGGGCGCGGGGCCACCAGGGACGCCCGATCGGTCAGGGCAGGATCTCGACGTACCCGTCGGTAGCGTGCACGCGGATCCGCTGTCCGTCCCGGATCAGCCGAGTGGCCCGTTCCACGCCCACGACGGCCGGCAGTCCGTACTCCCGGGCGATCACCGCGCCGTGCGTCATCAGCCCGCCCACCTCCGTCACGAGGCCCGTGATCCCGACGAAGAGCGGCGACCAGCTGGGGTCGGTGTACGTGGTGACCAGGATGTCGCCCGTCTCGAG includes:
- a CDS encoding MFS transporter; the encoded protein is MESAEESPTTISTPWGIAPFRRFLSAQLISATGSAMAPLALAYSVIEQGGGPGSLGLVLTTNTVPMIVFLLAGGVFADRLSRSRLLFLGNLLAAGAQGVLALSVATGHATTASIAACGFVAGTAASFAGPAAQGAVAQIVPAEHLQQANALLRLPTNAVKVLAPVVGGFVVAASGAAWALAWDAFTFAAAAVLLLGLRLDAPLTRSGSALADLRAGWTSFWSRTWLWTYTAAGTVLVAAWLAGFQLLGPLVAVSQYAGARDWGLIQAAFASGLLAGTVVCLRWKPYRLLMVAVAAGGALVLPLAAMAWGLPLPVVLGAALLAGIGLDVAVVAWTTVFQQHVPQAEQGRLIAFNGIGERLAIPVGYLVTALAAHSFDGRTVLLACAAMIAAATVLNLCVPAVHRVNRLTPVDRPTTNDRREVEQT
- a CDS encoding ATP-binding protein; protein product: MDESTALWTNTTHDWASTVDLDHLARIRREPQTFAPGGPAHLVLEVVAYAADEASHRAGGRCLVTLHRDGSVSVADDGRGTDTRVDAHGRTVKKPVMASKDLRFFDLPDAERLPDGHPRRGMSVVAALSEWLVHTNRRHHGAWTQRYEHGVPVSDLNPLDADGTTGTLVRFLPLISLRTQEPPSADDLTRWCAHWPDLAVRLKDERDLAP
- a CDS encoding GNAT family N-acetyltransferase produces the protein MNPLPTLSATEIGTDRLRLRKAHDGDVDALIDLQTDPQVRAHLGGPRPRSAVEQYFDANGVGAVAARPGTYVVADRRTDRCVGTLVLDRRSPGLPGHVTEEGVELELSYLLRRGSWGAGLAFEAATAALRVAAGELPDQPVLIVTQTANERSLRLSTRLGFQRVGTFEAYDAEQTLAAARLHAFKAQPPGRG
- a CDS encoding GNAT family N-acetyltransferase translates to MSDSPLLRSQAGYRSRPATTADVREIHRLVTACEHRLHDGATTDADGIAADLGQPGLDLPYDTVLVHDDGGQLAGWAWVRGRRSTVDVHPDHRGRGLGRSLLDWAEARARRRGGDRLAQTVSDSDRTAVALLRSSGYSPLVTEWLLEIAMPEEPVVPEPPEGVVVRPFRPGDGHAVHRLTEDAFDEWQQRRQSYQEWARHTVDRTTFEPAASPIAFAGDRMVGAVLSLNGPGRDEGYVERVAVRHDHRNRGIARMLLREAFRAFYVRGMRTCTLWTHSDTGALSLYERIGMTVRRSSTVYSKDLAPGRAGDGVDDSPFPQAPSE
- a CDS encoding NIPSNAP family protein — protein: MITVHLTYEIDADRLEDFEEYGRRWVGLVNRFGGTHHGYFLPSEGDSDIAYALFSFPSLAAYEQYRTDSVSDPECQQAFELARRTRCIRRYQRRFLRPLDGVS